The Saccharomonospora glauca K62 genome has a segment encoding these proteins:
- a CDS encoding CCA tRNA nucleotidyltransferase produces MGSQTTVNERNSKASAARRLTEAKRNAVAELMRVSPIADELATRFAAAGHRLYLVGGSVRDALLGRLSTDLDFTTDARPEQVQRIVSGWADAVWDTGIEFGTVGASKNGTTCEITTFRADTYDRVSRNPEVVFGDTIEGDLVRRDFTVNAMAVEVATKSFVDPHDGLAALARRVLDTPATPEESFADDPLRMLRAARFVSQLGFEPAPRVVKAMTDMSGEIRRITAERVQAELSKLLLGKHPRKGIELMVETGLADHVLPEVPGMRLAIDEHHQHKDVYQHSLTVLEQAIDLETSHEPKLEPDLVLRLAALLHDIGKPATRRFEPGGGVSFHHHEVVGAKMVRKRLRALRYPKDVVSDVSQLVFLHLRFHGYGRGEWTDSAVRRYVTDAGPLLSRLHKLVRADCTTRNRRKAAALQRSYDDLEARIARIAEEEDLARVRPDLDGNEIMRILGLQPGPLVGKAWRHLKELRLDRGPLGHDEAVAELRRWAAEQGIDVPDA; encoded by the coding sequence TTGGGCAGTCAGACCACGGTGAACGAGCGGAACAGCAAGGCGTCCGCGGCGCGGCGGCTGACGGAGGCGAAGCGCAACGCCGTCGCCGAGCTGATGCGCGTTTCCCCGATCGCCGATGAGCTCGCCACCCGCTTCGCGGCTGCCGGCCACCGCCTGTACCTCGTCGGGGGAAGCGTGCGGGACGCGCTGCTCGGCCGCCTTTCCACGGACCTGGACTTCACCACCGACGCGCGGCCCGAGCAGGTGCAGCGCATCGTGTCGGGATGGGCCGACGCCGTGTGGGACACCGGGATCGAGTTCGGCACGGTGGGAGCGTCCAAGAACGGCACGACGTGTGAGATCACCACGTTCCGGGCCGACACCTACGACCGGGTCAGCAGGAACCCGGAGGTCGTGTTCGGCGACACGATCGAGGGCGACCTCGTGCGCCGGGACTTCACGGTCAACGCCATGGCGGTGGAGGTGGCGACGAAGTCGTTCGTCGACCCCCACGACGGGCTGGCCGCGCTCGCGCGTCGGGTCCTGGACACCCCGGCGACGCCCGAGGAGTCCTTCGCCGACGACCCGTTGCGCATGCTGCGGGCCGCGCGGTTCGTCTCCCAGCTCGGCTTCGAACCCGCGCCCAGGGTCGTGAAGGCGATGACCGACATGTCGGGGGAGATCCGTCGAATCACCGCGGAGCGCGTACAGGCGGAGCTGTCGAAGCTTCTCCTCGGCAAGCACCCCCGCAAGGGCATCGAGCTCATGGTGGAGACGGGTCTGGCCGATCACGTGTTGCCCGAGGTGCCCGGCATGCGGCTCGCCATCGACGAGCATCACCAGCACAAGGACGTCTACCAGCACTCGCTGACCGTGCTGGAGCAGGCGATCGACCTGGAGACCAGCCACGAGCCGAAGCTCGAACCCGACCTGGTGCTGCGGCTCGCGGCGCTGCTGCACGACATCGGCAAGCCCGCCACGCGGCGCTTCGAGCCGGGCGGCGGCGTGAGCTTCCACCATCACGAGGTGGTGGGTGCCAAGATGGTGCGCAAGCGTTTGCGGGCTTTGCGGTACCCGAAGGACGTCGTCAGTGACGTCTCCCAGCTCGTGTTCCTGCACCTGCGCTTCCACGGCTACGGCCGGGGCGAGTGGACGGACTCCGCCGTGCGCCGGTACGTCACGGACGCCGGCCCCTTGCTGTCCAGGCTGCACAAGTTGGTGCGTGCCGACTGCACCACTCGCAACCGGCGCAAGGCCGCCGCGCTCCAGCGTTCGTACGACGACCTGGAGGCTCGCATCGCGCGCATCGCCGAGGAGGAGGATCTCGCGCGGGTACGCCCCGACCTCGACGGCAACGAGATCATGCGCATTCTGGGGCTGCAGCCGGGACCGCTCGTGGGCAAGGCATGGAGGCACCTCAAGGAGCTCCGGCTGGACCGCGGCCCGCTCGGCCACGACGAGGCCGTGGCCGAACTGCGTCGGTGGGCGGCCGAGCAGGGCATCGACGTGCCCGACGCGTAG
- a CDS encoding NUDIX hydrolase — translation MPGSAGRSGGPKPGRRTRRRRRTRLTTVNETSAGGLVVDPQRRHAVLIGRLDRHGRLLWSLPKGHIEDGETTEQTAVREVKEETGISAHVLRELGTIDYWFVAERRRVHKTVHHFLLEADGGELSDEDVEVTEVAWVPLTELDSTLAYSDERKLVRRARELFEKDTRTDGD, via the coding sequence ATGCCTGGATCGGCCGGTCGCTCCGGCGGCCCGAAACCGGGACGCCGGACCCGGCGCCGCCGTAGGACACGGCTGACCACGGTGAACGAGACGTCGGCGGGCGGCCTCGTCGTGGACCCCCAACGACGTCACGCGGTCCTGATCGGCCGGCTCGACAGGCACGGCAGACTGCTGTGGTCCCTGCCGAAGGGCCACATCGAGGACGGCGAGACCACGGAGCAGACCGCAGTGCGTGAGGTGAAGGAGGAAACCGGGATTTCCGCACACGTGCTGCGAGAGCTCGGCACGATCGACTACTGGTTCGTCGCCGAGCGACGCCGGGTCCACAAGACCGTCCACCACTTCCTACTCGAAGCCGACGGCGGAGAGCTCTCCGACGAGGACGTCGAGGTGACCGAGGTCGCGTGGGTCCCGCTCACCGAACTCGACTCGACGCTCGCCTACTCGGACGAGCGGAAGCTGGTACGCAGAGCGCGCGAGTTGTTCGAGAAGGACACGAGAACTGATGGGGACTGA
- a CDS encoding DUF6049 family protein, whose product MKKLAAFGLALLFLAGQALFAAPSAPAQPVGEERLLRVRVDELTPRLVDTTHTEVRVVATVTNVGDRPVSDIVGRIQVGQRQSTATQLAQTLAEPPPAESGWSQWVGVPGRLAPGENAQLRITAPLAQLGLTQPGVYPLLLNVNGTPASGSPARLAAVNLLLPVLGDVGGSTPASVSVLWPIVAREPKVVSAPHDGEVVLADDALADELAPGGRLHAMVAAAESRRADPSLFGALCFAVDPDLLETVDAMANGYLVRTASGTVEGKGSDNARQWLDDLRALVANHCVVEIPYADADLGTLSQVRSEFDLVGEAVANSATILDLLRLAPTPGVLWPRGGLTPAAVDAAADAGVTTMITGPGAPAADLGVRTVTYDPLVAAGFRYASARGSGTEPEQPRVATQNAVAAIALRGGLSDEAGGGTVLVAPPHDWNVARGDLDAMLDSLTQLRSRQLVQLVPMPEILEADPAEGAQSGAATPPTNGVRGEGTDSATLPKDALDTLSTVEDTVADLGSAMSVDPTRQYDPINLLRPLHNAVIRATSTSWRDIRSRHEATQAAASEVRRLSGRITVTTPSQPVSLASGSSPLPVTLRNDLPVAVTVRVKLTNSPGLRPSRIEDTPLAANSSVSRFIPAETLRSGRFIVNVSLTTPGGTTLGHTARMELMSTEFGVVTVVLTATAGAALVFLSGRQIYRRVKTRGEERG is encoded by the coding sequence GTGAAGAAGCTCGCCGCATTCGGTCTGGCACTGCTGTTCCTCGCCGGGCAGGCGTTATTCGCCGCGCCCTCGGCCCCGGCCCAACCCGTGGGGGAGGAACGGCTGTTGCGGGTGCGGGTCGACGAACTGACCCCGCGTTTGGTGGACACCACCCACACCGAGGTCCGAGTCGTCGCCACCGTGACCAACGTCGGCGACCGGCCCGTGTCGGACATCGTGGGCCGGATCCAGGTCGGGCAACGGCAGTCCACGGCGACACAGCTCGCGCAGACACTGGCCGAACCCCCGCCCGCGGAGTCGGGCTGGTCGCAGTGGGTGGGCGTGCCCGGTCGGTTGGCTCCGGGCGAGAATGCCCAGCTCCGCATCACGGCCCCGCTCGCCCAGCTCGGACTGACGCAGCCGGGGGTGTATCCGCTGCTGCTCAACGTCAACGGCACCCCCGCGTCCGGCAGTCCCGCCCGACTCGCCGCGGTGAACCTGTTGCTCCCGGTGTTGGGGGACGTCGGGGGGAGCACGCCCGCGTCCGTGTCGGTGCTGTGGCCGATTGTGGCCCGCGAGCCGAAGGTGGTCTCCGCGCCGCACGACGGCGAGGTCGTCCTCGCCGACGACGCCCTCGCGGACGAGCTCGCGCCGGGCGGCCGCCTGCACGCGATGGTGGCCGCCGCCGAGAGCAGGCGTGCCGACCCGTCCCTTTTCGGGGCGTTGTGTTTCGCCGTCGACCCCGACCTGCTGGAGACGGTCGACGCGATGGCGAACGGCTACCTGGTCCGCACCGCGTCGGGCACCGTCGAGGGCAAGGGCAGTGACAACGCCCGCCAGTGGCTCGACGACCTGCGTGCTCTGGTGGCCAACCACTGCGTCGTCGAGATCCCGTACGCCGACGCCGATCTCGGCACGCTCTCGCAGGTGAGAAGCGAGTTCGACCTGGTCGGGGAAGCGGTGGCCAACAGCGCGACGATCCTCGACCTGCTGCGGCTCGCCCCCACTCCCGGCGTGTTGTGGCCGCGCGGCGGATTGACCCCCGCCGCGGTGGACGCCGCGGCCGATGCGGGCGTCACGACGATGATCACCGGGCCGGGCGCCCCGGCGGCCGACCTCGGCGTCCGGACCGTCACGTACGACCCCCTCGTGGCGGCCGGGTTCCGCTACGCCTCCGCGCGCGGCTCCGGCACGGAGCCCGAACAGCCGAGGGTCGCCACCCAGAACGCCGTCGCCGCCATCGCGTTGCGGGGCGGCCTGTCGGACGAGGCGGGAGGCGGCACCGTCCTGGTCGCGCCCCCGCACGACTGGAACGTCGCCCGCGGCGACCTCGACGCGATGCTCGACTCCCTCACCCAGCTCCGCAGCAGGCAACTGGTGCAGTTGGTGCCCATGCCCGAGATCCTCGAGGCCGACCCGGCCGAGGGAGCACAGAGCGGGGCGGCCACTCCCCCCACCAACGGCGTCCGAGGTGAGGGCACGGACTCGGCCACGCTGCCGAAGGACGCGCTCGACACGCTGTCGACGGTCGAGGACACCGTCGCCGACCTCGGTAGCGCGATGTCTGTCGACCCCACCCGGCAGTACGACCCGATCAACCTGCTCAGGCCCCTGCACAACGCCGTGATCCGGGCGACGTCGACGTCGTGGCGCGACATCCGGAGCCGGCACGAGGCCACCCAGGCGGCGGCGAGCGAGGTGCGACGGCTCAGCGGCAGGATCACCGTCACCACCCCCTCACAGCCGGTGTCGTTGGCCTCGGGGTCGAGCCCGCTTCCGGTCACGCTGCGCAACGACCTGCCGGTCGCGGTGACGGTGCGCGTCAAGCTCACCAACAGTCCGGGACTGCGACCGTCTCGGATCGAGGACACTCCGCTGGCGGCCAACAGCAGTGTCAGCCGGTTCATCCCCGCGGAGACCCTGCGGTCGGGCCGCTTCATCGTGAACGTGTCGCTGACCACGCCCGGCGGCACCACACTGGGGCACACCGCTCGCATGGAGCTCATGTCCACCGAGTTCGGCGTGGTCACGGTCGTGTTGACCGCCACGGCCGGGGCTGCTCTGGTGTTCCTCTCCGGACGACAGATATACCGTCGGGTGAAGACCCGAGGGGAGGAACGCGGCTGA
- the murJ gene encoding murein biosynthesis integral membrane protein MurJ — protein MRPWRQEAQRRRPVPPTDTERTIFIPRERGIPPGVRWPAADPDVLRPYDELATRMMPRIAAEPIGERLPEVQLDRPKDDQQKAPSLAKASGRMAIATLTSRITGFAWKVMLAWVATLGVLYDSFTVANTLPLIINELLLGGVLTSVVVPLLVRSQDDEDGGEAYTQRLLTLAITVLGIGTVVSTACAPWLTGLLMDDSGDADPQLATWFAYLLLPGLLFYGLFAVLSAILNAKQIFGPAQWAPVINNLVIFATIAAFALVPGDPTIVPTRMTDPQVLVLGLGVLTAMVSQALFLVPALRRSGFRFKWRFGIDERLKEFGGLAAWILGYVAVSQVGMVVNTRVLTGGAAGGPSIYSNAWLLFQLPYGVIGVSLLTALMPKMSRAAADGDHRKLVGDLSYGSRITTIMLMPVSAVMAVAGPSIGVALFALGKGSVEDAERLGQALAVSAFGLVPYALVMLQMRVFYAMKDSRTPTLIMCVMTAVKIPLLYLASTILDPVNVVLGVMMVNSLVFVVGAVMGQVWLWVKLGNLRSRRVLGVILFTVVASGLGALAAALVGRIVPDLFGEIGKAWVTLVLQGVVGLAVSFGVLIALKVDELAPVTRRISALLRRG, from the coding sequence GTGAGGCCGTGGCGGCAGGAGGCACAGCGTCGGCGGCCCGTGCCGCCGACCGACACCGAACGCACGATCTTCATCCCGCGGGAACGCGGTATCCCGCCGGGAGTGCGTTGGCCCGCGGCCGACCCCGACGTGCTGCGGCCCTACGACGAGCTCGCGACCCGGATGATGCCGCGCATCGCGGCGGAGCCGATCGGGGAGCGGCTTCCCGAGGTCCAGCTCGACCGGCCGAAGGACGATCAGCAGAAGGCACCGTCGCTGGCGAAGGCCAGTGGCCGTATGGCCATCGCCACGCTCACCAGCCGTATCACCGGCTTCGCGTGGAAGGTGATGCTGGCCTGGGTCGCCACGCTCGGTGTGCTCTACGACTCCTTCACCGTCGCCAACACGCTTCCGCTCATCATCAACGAGCTCCTGCTCGGCGGTGTGCTCACCAGCGTGGTGGTGCCGTTGCTGGTGCGGTCGCAGGACGACGAGGACGGCGGCGAGGCGTACACCCAACGCCTGTTGACACTCGCCATCACCGTGCTCGGGATCGGCACCGTGGTCTCGACCGCCTGCGCACCGTGGTTGACGGGGCTGCTGATGGACGACAGCGGGGACGCCGACCCGCAACTGGCCACGTGGTTCGCGTATCTCCTGCTACCGGGCCTGTTGTTCTACGGGTTGTTCGCGGTGTTGTCGGCCATCCTCAACGCCAAACAGATCTTCGGTCCCGCGCAGTGGGCACCGGTGATCAACAACCTCGTCATCTTCGCCACCATCGCGGCGTTCGCGCTGGTGCCGGGCGACCCGACCATCGTGCCCACCCGCATGACCGACCCCCAGGTTCTCGTGCTGGGCCTCGGCGTGCTCACGGCGATGGTCTCGCAGGCCCTGTTCCTCGTGCCCGCGCTGCGCCGTTCGGGCTTCCGGTTCAAGTGGCGTTTCGGCATCGACGAACGGCTCAAGGAGTTCGGTGGCCTCGCCGCCTGGATCCTGGGCTACGTCGCGGTGAGCCAGGTCGGCATGGTGGTCAACACCCGTGTGCTCACGGGCGGAGCGGCCGGTGGTCCGTCGATCTACTCCAACGCGTGGCTGCTGTTCCAGTTGCCGTACGGCGTCATCGGGGTGTCGCTGCTGACCGCGCTCATGCCCAAGATGAGCCGGGCCGCGGCGGACGGCGACCACCGCAAACTCGTCGGAGACCTGTCGTACGGCTCCCGCATCACCACGATCATGCTGATGCCGGTCTCCGCCGTCATGGCGGTGGCGGGGCCGTCCATCGGTGTGGCTCTGTTCGCCCTCGGCAAGGGCTCGGTGGAGGACGCGGAGCGACTCGGTCAGGCGTTGGCGGTGTCGGCGTTCGGCCTAGTGCCGTACGCGCTCGTGATGCTCCAGATGCGGGTGTTCTACGCCATGAAGGACTCGCGCACCCCGACGCTCATCATGTGCGTGATGACGGCGGTGAAGATCCCGCTGCTGTACCTCGCCTCCACGATTCTCGACCCGGTCAACGTGGTGCTCGGCGTGATGATGGTGAACTCGCTGGTCTTCGTGGTGGGCGCCGTCATGGGGCAGGTGTGGCTGTGGGTCAAGCTCGGCAACCTGCGGAGCAGGCGCGTGCTCGGGGTCATCCTGTTCACCGTGGTGGCGAGCGGCCTCGGCGCGCTCGCGGCGGCTCTCGTGGGACGGATCGTGCCCGACCTGTTCGGCGAGATCGGGAAGGCGTGGGTGACCCTCGTCCTCCAGGGCGTCGTCGGCCTCGCGGTGTCGTTCGGGGTACTGATCGCACTGAAAGTGGACGAACTCGCGCCCGTCACGCGTCGAATATCCGCTTTGCTCCGTCGCGGTTAA
- a CDS encoding protein kinase family protein, whose protein sequence is MGIRTHGGSLAPGGVVGDGRYRLLAQFGIDERCGAHLWRARDGQLRRDVALTILVGDPANVEAARQGRRTLERAAHTANFAHPSVAKVLDVLTLGNGISSSEGLLGIVVAEWTKGTDLIDLVREKRIPPSTAARMVQALAEPVERAHQSGLVLGIDHPQRLRVTPDGRLRLAFPAPPPHTTLRDDVKALGAVLYLLLTGRWPLPGGPPALPPAPRDPNGDPVPPHTLDARVPREMSALAVRTVSDGGQGGIRTSAAILRVLDKVASAEERTRKQPENVDPDGTVWTTKKPVKDAARRRKLALGVTALVIAAAAALAWVGMMAISFFRDDPPSGPPVNLAEQSTTQTPDSQDDGGGQGGSLGAPVTPTEVSVYNPEGEGDGEAEAPNAVDGDENTAWQTDAYRQQFPTFKTGVGLLASFDQPIELAGVRVLSDTPGTEIEIRVADSPDPALEATRTVASGRLQGGTTELSLDEPVSSQYVIVWIKTLSGSEPEFQSQLAEVSFLPTK, encoded by the coding sequence GTGGGCATTCGAACACACGGTGGATCGCTGGCGCCCGGCGGGGTGGTCGGCGACGGTCGTTATCGCCTGCTCGCCCAGTTCGGCATCGACGAACGCTGTGGCGCCCACCTGTGGCGAGCCCGCGACGGCCAGCTCCGCCGGGACGTCGCTCTCACGATCCTCGTCGGCGACCCCGCCAACGTGGAGGCGGCCCGGCAGGGACGGAGAACGCTCGAACGCGCGGCCCACACCGCGAACTTCGCACACCCCAGCGTCGCGAAGGTGCTGGACGTCCTGACGCTCGGCAACGGCATCAGCTCCAGCGAAGGGCTGCTCGGCATCGTCGTGGCGGAGTGGACCAAAGGTACCGACCTCATCGACCTCGTCCGCGAGAAGCGCATCCCGCCCAGCACCGCCGCCAGAATGGTGCAGGCCCTTGCCGAACCCGTCGAGCGGGCTCACCAGTCGGGGCTCGTGCTCGGTATCGACCACCCGCAACGACTCCGGGTCACCCCGGACGGCAGGCTGCGGCTCGCCTTCCCGGCCCCGCCACCGCACACCACGCTGCGCGACGACGTGAAGGCCCTCGGGGCCGTGCTGTACCTGCTGCTCACCGGACGGTGGCCGCTTCCGGGAGGCCCGCCCGCGCTCCCTCCCGCACCCCGCGATCCGAACGGAGATCCCGTTCCGCCGCACACGCTCGACGCGCGCGTTCCACGGGAGATGTCGGCACTGGCGGTACGGACCGTCTCCGACGGCGGCCAGGGAGGCATCCGCACCAGCGCCGCCATCCTACGAGTGCTCGACAAAGTCGCCTCGGCGGAGGAGCGCACCCGTAAACAGCCGGAGAACGTCGACCCCGACGGCACGGTGTGGACCACCAAGAAGCCGGTCAAGGACGCCGCACGCCGTCGCAAGCTCGCGCTCGGGGTGACCGCACTCGTCATCGCGGCCGCCGCGGCGCTGGCCTGGGTGGGCATGATGGCCATCAGTTTCTTCCGCGACGACCCGCCGTCGGGCCCGCCCGTCAACCTCGCGGAACAGAGCACCACGCAGACACCGGACAGTCAGGACGACGGTGGCGGGCAGGGCGGCTCGCTGGGAGCACCGGTGACACCGACCGAGGTGAGCGTCTACAACCCCGAGGGGGAGGGCGACGGCGAGGCGGAGGCTCCCAACGCCGTCGACGGTGACGAGAACACCGCCTGGCAAACCGACGCGTACCGGCAGCAGTTCCCGACCTTCAAAACAGGCGTGGGCCTGCTCGCCAGCTTCGACCAACCGATCGAACTGGCGGGAGTGCGCGTGCTCTCCGACACCCCCGGAACGGAGATCGAGATCCGGGTCGCCGACTCCCCGGATCCCGCGCTGGAGGCGACGCGGACGGTGGCCTCGGGCCGCTTGCAGGGCGGCACCACCGAACTCAGTCTCGACGAGCCCGTCTCCAGCCAGTACGTCATCGTGTGGATCAAGACCCTCTCGGGGTCGGAGCCCGAGTTCCAGTCTCAGCTCGCGGAAGTGTCGTTTCTGCCAACGAAGTGA
- the sigM gene encoding RNA polymerase sigma factor SigM — MTAAAPTDADLIAAHAAGDPHAFNELVRRHRDRMWAVALRTVRDPEEAADALQDAFISAFRAASNFRAESQVTTWLHRIVVNACLDRVRRRQARPTVPLPDTPHHEPAVPRDSMSERETRLVIKEALDQLPEEQRVPIVLVDVEGYSVAETAEMLGIAQGTVKSRCARGRAKLAKLLGHLRNPSNEGDVPTHESKHGEGR; from the coding sequence GTGACCGCTGCAGCGCCCACGGACGCCGATCTGATAGCCGCACATGCGGCTGGAGATCCTCATGCCTTCAACGAGCTCGTCCGGCGACATCGCGACCGGATGTGGGCTGTGGCCCTGCGCACAGTCCGCGATCCCGAGGAAGCCGCCGACGCGCTTCAGGACGCGTTCATCTCCGCGTTCCGCGCCGCCTCCAACTTCCGAGCCGAGTCCCAGGTGACCACGTGGCTTCACCGGATCGTGGTCAACGCGTGCCTCGATCGGGTACGGCGTAGGCAGGCCCGGCCCACGGTGCCCCTGCCCGACACACCGCACCACGAACCCGCCGTACCACGCGATTCGATGTCGGAACGCGAAACCCGGCTGGTCATCAAGGAAGCGCTCGACCAGTTGCCGGAAGAACAACGGGTCCCCATCGTGTTGGTTGACGTGGAGGGGTACTCCGTTGCCGAGACGGCGGAGATGTTGGGCATCGCGCAAGGGACCGTGAAGAGCCGCTGCGCCCGAGGCCGGGCAAAGCTCGCGAAACTTCTTGGTCATCTACGGAACCCGAGCAACGAGGGTGACGTCCCAACTCACGAAAGCAAACACGGGGAGGGACGATGA
- the trxB gene encoding thioredoxin-disulfide reductase: MSEDIRNLIIVGSGPAGYTAAIYAARAQLEPLVFEGTQYGGALMTTTEVENYPGFRSGIQGPDLMEEMREQAKVFGADLRQEDVEKLELTGPIKYVTAHGKRYAARAVILAMGAAPRYLYVPGEQSLLGHGVSSCATCDGFFFRDQDIAVVGGGDSAMEEATFLTKFARSVTVIHRREEFRASKIMLERARANEKIKWRLNSQVTEVLGDGKVSGLKLRDTVTGEESTLDVTGFFLAIGHDPRSDLVRGQVELDKDGYVLTKGRSSYTNLDGVFAAGDLVDRTYRQAITAAGSGCSAAIDAERWLAEHADVAEANESTELVGGGYAARAN; encoded by the coding sequence GTGAGCGAAGACATTCGAAACCTCATCATCGTGGGGTCCGGCCCGGCGGGGTACACGGCCGCGATCTACGCAGCGCGTGCGCAACTCGAACCGTTGGTGTTCGAGGGGACGCAGTACGGGGGCGCGCTGATGACCACGACCGAGGTCGAGAACTACCCCGGATTCCGTTCCGGCATCCAGGGCCCCGATCTCATGGAGGAGATGAGGGAGCAGGCGAAGGTCTTCGGCGCCGACCTTCGGCAGGAGGACGTCGAGAAGCTCGAACTCACGGGGCCGATCAAGTACGTCACCGCCCACGGCAAGCGGTACGCGGCACGCGCCGTGATCCTGGCGATGGGGGCGGCTCCGCGGTACCTGTATGTTCCCGGTGAGCAGAGCCTGCTGGGCCACGGGGTCTCCTCGTGCGCGACCTGCGACGGATTCTTCTTCCGCGACCAGGACATCGCGGTGGTCGGCGGCGGCGACTCGGCGATGGAGGAAGCGACCTTCCTCACGAAGTTCGCCCGCAGCGTGACCGTCATTCACCGCCGCGAGGAGTTCCGCGCCTCCAAGATCATGCTGGAGCGGGCCCGTGCCAACGAGAAGATCAAGTGGCGGCTCAACTCGCAGGTCACCGAGGTGCTCGGTGACGGCAAGGTGAGCGGGCTCAAGCTCCGTGACACCGTGACCGGCGAGGAGTCCACCCTGGACGTCACGGGCTTCTTCCTCGCCATCGGCCACGACCCGCGCAGTGATCTCGTGCGGGGTCAAGTGGAGCTGGACAAGGACGGCTACGTGCTCACGAAGGGACGCAGCTCCTACACCAACCTCGACGGCGTGTTCGCCGCGGGTGACCTGGTGGACCGCACCTACCGGCAGGCCATCACGGCTGCCGGCTCCGGTTGCTCGGCGGCGATCGACGCGGAACGCTGGCTTGCCGAACACGCCGACGTCGCCGAGGCGAACGAGAGCACCGAACTCGTTGGTGGCGGGTACGCCGCCCGCGCCAACTGA
- the trxA gene encoding thioredoxin, which translates to MTNTVEVTDATFADEVLSHDKPVLVDFWATWCGPCKMVAPVLEEIAAEHGDKLRIAKLDTDANPNTARDYQVMSIPTMILFRDGKPVKQIVGAKPKAALLADLADVLQ; encoded by the coding sequence ATGACGAACACCGTTGAGGTGACCGACGCCACGTTCGCCGACGAGGTGCTGTCCCACGACAAGCCGGTCCTCGTGGACTTCTGGGCCACCTGGTGCGGACCCTGCAAGATGGTCGCGCCGGTGCTGGAGGAGATCGCGGCCGAGCACGGCGACAAGCTCCGCATCGCGAAGCTCGACACCGACGCCAACCCCAACACGGCCAGGGACTACCAGGTCATGTCCATCCCCACCATGATCCTCTTCCGGGACGGCAAGCCGGTGAAGCAGATCGTCGGCGCCAAGCCGAAGGCGGCTCTGCTGGCCGACCTGGCGGACGTGTTGCAGTAA
- a CDS encoding N-acetylmuramoyl-L-alanine amidase, translating into MRVLRRGDTGPEVAEIRSMLSALELLPSSNETNGNGSHFDLQVEHAVRAFQQQRGLITDGVVGPATYRALRGSTYHLGSRPLAYLVSSPVHGDDVFALQERLTELGYDAGRPDGGFGPQTERALKNFQRDYGLVVDGICGPATVRALRQLSPRARGGRPVFLREQEHLRRSGPRLRGKRIVIDPGHGGSDLGVSVAGVHESAIVWDLARRLEGRMKATGMEALISRGPDHSPSELQRAQFANEAGADLFLSLHCDGNRSPRAQGVASFHFGTGNGTTSTVGELLAGYIQRELAARTGMLDCRTHPKTWDIFTRTRCPAVRMEIGYLTNEEDRKRLSDPAFRDVVAEGILIAVKRLYLLGENDQPTGTFTFADVLAHELLKAE; encoded by the coding sequence ATGCGGGTACTCCGCCGCGGCGACACCGGACCGGAAGTCGCCGAGATCAGGTCCATGCTGTCGGCGCTGGAACTCCTTCCGTCCAGCAACGAGACGAACGGAAACGGATCGCACTTCGACCTGCAGGTCGAGCACGCCGTTCGCGCTTTCCAACAGCAGCGCGGGCTCATCACGGACGGGGTGGTGGGCCCCGCCACCTACCGAGCGCTGCGCGGCTCGACCTATCACCTCGGTAGCAGGCCACTGGCCTACCTGGTCTCGTCTCCCGTGCACGGCGACGACGTGTTCGCTCTTCAGGAGCGGCTGACCGAACTCGGGTACGACGCGGGCCGGCCCGACGGCGGGTTCGGTCCCCAGACCGAACGGGCACTGAAGAACTTCCAGCGCGACTACGGATTGGTGGTCGACGGAATCTGCGGTCCGGCGACCGTGCGGGCGTTACGACAGCTTTCGCCACGCGCGCGTGGTGGCCGGCCCGTCTTTCTGCGCGAGCAGGAACATCTACGCAGGTCCGGGCCCCGGCTGCGGGGCAAGCGCATCGTCATCGACCCCGGCCACGGTGGTTCCGACCTGGGAGTGTCGGTCGCCGGGGTCCACGAGTCGGCCATCGTGTGGGACCTCGCGCGGCGTCTGGAGGGCCGCATGAAGGCCACGGGCATGGAGGCTCTGATCTCCCGTGGCCCCGACCACAGCCCGTCGGAGTTGCAGCGGGCGCAGTTCGCCAACGAGGCCGGTGCGGACCTGTTCCTGTCACTGCACTGCGACGGCAACCGCTCGCCCCGCGCCCAGGGTGTCGCGAGCTTCCACTTCGGCACGGGCAACGGCACGACGTCCACGGTCGGGGAACTGCTGGCCGGTTACATCCAGCGGGAACTCGCGGCGCGGACGGGCATGCTCGACTGCCGTACCCACCCGAAGACCTGGGACATCTTCACCCGCACCCGCTGCCCGGCGGTGCGCATGGAGATCGGTTACCTCACCAACGAGGAGGACCGGAAGCGGTTGTCGGACCCGGCGTTTCGTGACGTGGTGGCCGAAGGCATCCTCATCGCCGTGAAGCGGCTGTACCTGCTCGGGGAGAACGACCAGCCCACGGGCACGTTCACGTTCGCCGACGTCCTGGCTCACGAGCTACTCAAGGCCGAATAA